CCGACCGTCTGCGCAAGCGGGGTCGACACTGAGGCCGCAGCATCGGCAACGCGATGTGACCGGTGGGGCGCCGTGGACGGCACCCCACCGGCATCGTGCGGTGAGCGGGCGGACCGAATCGGTCAGCTGACGGCCGTGGTGCTCAGCACGGGGTTGGGTGACGGGTAGCAGGCTGTCGGCACATTGACGGTGACGAAGAGGATCGGCACCTTGGCGGTGAAGGTGAGCCCCGGGCTCGCATAGCTGCTGCCGGCGAGCCGCGCCTGGATGCTGGTGCCCGCCGCGCCCGCCTTCAAGTCCAGGTTGACCGTCGGAAGCGTGAAAGTGGCACCGCCGTTGATCGGTCCCGGCACGGTCATGGTGACGGTGCTGCCGCTGACGGCGACGCTCGGAGTGCCCGAGCCGATACCGGAGCCACCCGACAGGGACTGGCCCACCAGCGTGGAGTTAGCCGGCACCGGCATGCTGAGCTTGATGCTGCCGATGTTCTTGACCTTGTACCCGCTGACCGAGCCGGGGACCGTCATGGTGGTGGGCGCCAGTGACACCCGGAAGGTGCTTCCGGCGGCGACCGATGCGGGTGCGGTGGCGTCGACGCCGCTGGCGACCTCGAAGGTCTGCGCCCCGCCGACGGGCGGGGTCGCCTGGCAGGCGAAGCTCAGCGGCGTGGTGGCGGCGGATGCGGGCGCCACGGCGATGCCGACGAGCGCCGCGCCTGCGGCCAATGCCATCGGTAAGCGCTTGAGTGTGGGGGCGAGTCTCATCGTTCACCCTCCTGATGGAGTCGGTGGTGCGAGGCATGGGGATACCGTGCGGCCCGCACGGCGTGGGGAACTCTCGGCGGAACGGGCGGAAACGCAATGCGCCGCGAAGGCGTCTGCCCTGAGGCAGCGCGACGAGCGAGAAAAAGAGCGACTTGACGCATGCATGTCACCACGCGCTCCGAACGAAGTCCAGGGCTCCGTTCCCGTGTAATCCCTCAGGATCCCGCAGCCGCGCCCCATCGGGATCCCACAGCCCGAACGCACGACCGGCGACGCGACGGCCTCACGGTCCGGTCATGCGACACGAACCGCAGCACCCGGCCTCCCCGGCTCATCTCCAGTCCTCACGGGCGCGCGCGCCCGCCCGCGTACGACCGGCCACCGGGGCGCGATCAGGGTGCCGCCGCAGGTACTCCCCCTCCAGCTCCTTCATCCGGAGCGTATGGGTGGCCAGGGCGTCGTCGGATCCGTGCAGCAAGGTCTCATGACGTGTCCGGTGGACCGCTTCGAGCTCCCTGAGCAGCTGAGCTTCCCCCAGCTGCCGGGGGGCCACCCCGCGACTCTGTTCACTCATGGCGCGCACCTCCTGATTCCTGTGTACGGCGGACCCGTCCGCACCGCGACCCGCGCCGGGAATGAGACCGGGCTCACACCACTCCAGCCGCGTTAAATAGGAATACGAGATGCTTATTTGGTAGCGTCCTGCCATGCGGCTCACGAAGTTCACCGACCTGGCACTCCGCGCCGTGATGCGCCTCGCGGTCGGGGACACCGGCGGGCCACTCACCACTCGCGAGGTGGCGGACGCCGTGGACGTGCCCTACACCCACATGGCGAAGGCCATCGCACGACTCCAGCACCTCGGCGTGGTGGAGGCGCGGCGCGGACGCGGCGGCGGGCTCGCACTCACCGAGGCGGGACGCCAGACCTCGGTCGGCCGCCTGGTCCGCACCCTGGAGGGCGAGGAGGAGGTCGTCGCCTGCGAGGGCGATCCGCCCTGCCCGCTGCGCGGCGCCTGCCGCCTCCGACACGCCCTGCGCGAGGCCCAGGAAGCCTTCTACAGCACGCTCGACCCTCTCACCGTCAACGACCTCGTAGCGCCACCCACCGGGCCGGTGCTGGCCGGACTGGCGGGGCGCCCGAAGGCCTGATCCCGACCCCCCGGCCGCCGGCCACGCCGCCGCCCGCCATTGAATGCGAAGATCATCTACCAATTAGGAGCCCCGATGCTGTCAGCACGTTCCACCCCGCTCATCCGCGCCACCCTGCCCGTCGTCGGCGCCGCCATCGCCGAGGTGACCGAGGTCTTCTACCGACGGCTGTTCGAGGAGCACCCCGACTTGCTGCGCGACCTCTTCAACCGGGGCAACCAGGCGAACGGGGCGCAGCAGCAGGCACTCGCGGGCTCCATCGCAGGGTTCGCCGGCATGCTGCTCGAGCAGCCCGGTGCCCGGCCGGACGCCCTGCTCCTGAGGATCGCCCACAAGCACGCCTCACTGGGTATCACCTCGGAGCAGTACAAGCTCGTCCACCGCCATCTCTTCGCGGCGATAGTCGAGGTGCTCGGCGAGGACACCGTCACGACGGAGGTGGCCGAGGCGTGGGACGAGGTGTACTGGCTGATGGCCAACGCCCTCATCGCCGTCGAGGCACGCCTCTATCGCGAGGCGCGGGTGACCGAAGGCGAGGTCTGGCGGCAGATGGTGGTCACCGAACGCCGCACGGAGTCCCGGAACACCATCTCCTTGACGCTGCGCGCCGCCGACGACCGCACCACCGCTCCTTTCCGGCCTGGCCAGTACATCAGCGTTCAGGTCGAACTCCCCGACGGAGCACGACAGATCCGTCAGTACAGCCTGTCCTCCGCGCCTGACAGTCCGCACTGGCGGATCACCGTCAAGCGTGTCGTCGACGGCAGCACGCCGGACGGCGAGGTGTCGTCCTGGTTGCACGCACACGCACGTCCCGGCGACTCGCTGACCGTCTCCGACCCCTTCGGCGACTTGGTCCTGCCCCCGGGTGACGGCCCGCTGCTCCTGGCTTCCGCCGGGATCGGCTGCACACCGATGCTGTCCATGCTCGGCCGACTCGCCGGCACCAGGTCCGCACGTCCGGTGACGGTCGTCCACGCCGACCGCAGCCCGGAGGACCACGCCCACCGCGAGGAACTGCGGGCCCTGGTGGACCGCCTTCCCGGAGCGACGCTGCGCCTCTGCTACGAAACCGCCGGGGACTCCTCCGGCGATCTGCCGGAGGGGGCTCGACTCGGCCGCGCCGACGCCTGGGCCCTCGACCTGCCGGACGGGGTGACCGTCTTCATGTGCGGGCCGCTCCCCTTCATGCGCGCGTTCCGCGGCGATCTGCTGCGACGCGGTGTACCGGCCCAGTCGATCCACTACGAGGTTTTCGGCCCCGACCTCTGGCTCGGACGCGACTGACCGCCCGGCCGCCCGGCCGGCCTGCCGACCGGTCGAACTGCCGGCCTGCCGACCGGTCGAACTGCCGGTCGGTGAACCCTTCAGGCCCTGCGGACCCGGGCGAGCACCAGCACCGTGTCATCGCGCGGCGGGTTCGGCAGCAGACGGGCGATGATCCGTTCGACGGTGTCCTCCAACAGGCCTGATGCCCCGCGCAGTTCGTTGCTGACCATGGCCAGCCCCTCCTCGATGTCCCGGCCGCGGGCCTCGACGAGGCCGTCCGTGTACAGGGCGATGACAGCACGGTCCGGAAGCTCGATCTCGGTCGTCGTGAAGGGGTGGCCGCCGACGCCGAGGGGCACACCCAGGACCTCGCCGACGGCGTCGACCGTGCCGTCCGGACGCAGGACGAGGGGTGGAGGGTGGCCCGCGTTGGCGATCCGGGCACGGCCGGTCGCCGGGTCGTACACGATGTAGAGGCAGGTCGCCAGCTCGATACCCGCGTCCTGGGCGCAGATGTCGAGCTCGGCGAGCAGTTGGTCCGGCTCCTGCTTGTGTCTGGCCAGTGCCCTGGCACTGATGTGCAGCCGCCCCATGGCGGCGGCAGCCGGCACCCCGTGGCCCATGACGTCGCCGACGACCAGGGCGACCCGCCCTTCCGGCAGACCGATCACGTCGTACCAATCTCCGCCGACCTCGGTGATGCGGCTGCCCGGCACATAGCGATGCGCGACTTCGACATGCGGGCTGACCGCCAGCGCACTGGGGAGCAGCGCCCGCTGGAGAGTGAGTGCGATCTCCTGAACCTGACCGTAGAGGCGCGCGTTGTCCAGGCAGATCGCGGCCCGGGACGCAAGCTCGGTGGCAAGGCTGAGGTCGTCGTCGGTGAAGGCCGGCCGGGCCGCGGAGCGTCCGAACATGGCGAGGCCCTGCACCGCGCCACGGGCGACCAGCGGGGCGATGAGGATGTGTTCCAGACCGCTCTGGCGCAGCAGCCGGGCACGTTCCTCGTGCACCACGGTCCGGGCCATGAACTCGTCGTTGACGGGAACGCAGAGCGGGCGGCCGGTGGACATCATCGCGTGGATGGCCGAGCCGGGCGGGTAGGTGACGCGGTCCAACCCGCCCACCGCCTCGGTGGCCGGCGGTGGCAGCACGGTCCTGGAGGCGAGTCGGCAGGTGGTGAGCGGCCATTCGGGGAGGAACGGCAGGCTCTCGTCCATCCATTCCACGATCTCCACGACTGAGGCGTCGGCGAATTCGGGGACGGCCACATCCACCAGTTCCTGGGCGGTGACGTCCAGGTCCAGCGTGGTGCCGATCCGGGCCGCGGCGCGATCGAGCAGCCCGAGCCGCCTGCGGCTGGCGCTGGCCTCCCTGATCGCCCGCTCCCGGTCGGTCACGTCCATCATCAGCCCGCCGAGACCCGAGCGGGTGCCGACGGCTCCGCTGAGCGGGAAGAAGCTCACGGACCTGATCTGGCTGCGGTCCGGGAATCCGAGGGTACGCAGTGCCACCAGCGCACCCAGTACCGGAAGCCGCTCCGCGGCGACGGCGCGGAGCATCCGTTCGTACTCACCGTCATCCGAGGTCATCATGACCTCGTCCATCCGGCGCCCGATGTGCTCCTCGATCGAGAGGCCGTCCATTGCGGCGAGTGCCTGGTTGAGATGGATGTAGCGCAACTGCTCGTCCAGCATGACCAGGCCGACGGGGCAGGTCTCGAAGAGGGCGTCGAGGAAGGCGAGGTTGTCCTTCACCCGGTCCAGCTCCGCGCTGGAGCTCGACAGGCCGAGCACGACGGATCGGCCCGATGAGCCGGCGATGGGGAAGACCCGGAAGCCGCAGCTGAAGACGGTTCCGTCCCGGTGGCGCACGGGCAGTCGTCCCCGCCAGTAGCCGGTACGACCGCGCTCGGCCAGCAGGGCGGCCGTACGCCGGGCCGCCTCGCCACCGCCGTCGCCACTGCCGTCGCCACTGCCGTCGCCGTCGCCGACGGCCGCATCGGTGTCGGCCAGGGCGGGAGGTCCGGCGGGATCGGGAAGGCGTGCGGGGTCGACCGGATCGGCCGGGTCGACCGAATCGGCAGCGAAGAGGATCGCGGCGGGCCGGGTCAGCGCCGTCGCGGCGTCGTATCCGAACAGATCCTGGGCGCCGGGCCCCCAGAAGCAGATCTCGTCGTCGTCACCGATACCGAAGACGGCCACGGAGACATGCTCCAGCAGCGTCCCCGGCTCGGACCTGAGCGCACCGGGAGCCTTCCCTTCCCCCGGCCGAACCGATGGCACCAGTCGACTCCCTTCCCTGGTTTCCCGGCGGGACGCGATGACGACACGACCGCGCCGGGCACTCCCGTCGCCCATCCATTGTGCTGATTTCTTTCGATATGTGTACGAATGGATTGGCGTCGACACGCATCCCTCCACCGGGCGTCACCGCACGCCAACCCACCGCCACCACGTGCTCGGGCGCAAGGTCGCGCCCATCAGGTCACGCGTCCCGGACTATTGACTCCTCCGGGAGTAGTCGCGATTCTCGGGGCACCGCTTGCATGGTTCATGACAACCCACGCCTCTGAGCCCGGGGTGGGGGACCGGTCATGGACCGTGTCGACATGTGCTGACACCAAAAGGCATGGGTGATGACCATGACGCGACCCCCACAGCGCCGGCGCAGCCCACTGGCGATCCTCTCGTTACTTCTCACCGTGATGGCCATGGTCTTCGGCACGGCCCCGGCCTCCTCCGCGCAGTCGGGATGGTGGGATCCGGCCGCGCGGCCCGCACCCGACTCCCAGATCAACGTCACCGGCGAACCCTTCAAGGGCACGGACGCCCAGGGTCGGGTACGCGGCTTCGTGGACGCGCATGACCACCTGATGTCCAACGAGGCCTTCGGCGGTCGACTGATCTGCGGCAAGACCTTCTCCGAGCAGGGCATCGCCGACGCTCTCAAGGACTGTCCCGAGCACTACCCAGACGGCTCGCTCGCGATATTCGACTTCATCACCAAGGGCGGCGACGGCAAGCACGACCCCGACGGCTGGCCGACGTTCAAGGACTGGCCCGCCCATGACTCGCTGACCCACCAGCAGAACTACTACGCCTGGGTCGAACGCGCCTGGCGCGGTGGCCAGCGGGTGCTGGTCAACGATCTCGTCACCAACGGCGTGATCTGCTCGGTCTACTTCTTCAAGGACCGCAGCTGCGACGAGATGACGTCCATCCGCCTCCAGGCGCGGAAGACGTACGAGATGCAGTCGTTCATCGACACCATGTACGGCGGCCCGGGCAAGGGCTGGTTCAGGATCGTCACCGACTCCGCGCAGGCCCGCGAGGTCATCGAGCAGGGCAAGCTGG
This DNA window, taken from Streptomyces sp. SCSIO 30461, encodes the following:
- a CDS encoding globin domain-containing protein, whose amino-acid sequence is MLSARSTPLIRATLPVVGAAIAEVTEVFYRRLFEEHPDLLRDLFNRGNQANGAQQQALAGSIAGFAGMLLEQPGARPDALLLRIAHKHASLGITSEQYKLVHRHLFAAIVEVLGEDTVTTEVAEAWDEVYWLMANALIAVEARLYREARVTEGEVWRQMVVTERRTESRNTISLTLRAADDRTTAPFRPGQYISVQVELPDGARQIRQYSLSSAPDSPHWRITVKRVVDGSTPDGEVSSWLHAHARPGDSLTVSDPFGDLVLPPGDGPLLLASAGIGCTPMLSMLGRLAGTRSARPVTVVHADRSPEDHAHREELRALVDRLPGATLRLCYETAGDSSGDLPEGARLGRADAWALDLPDGVTVFMCGPLPFMRAFRGDLLRRGVPAQSIHYEVFGPDLWLGRD
- a CDS encoding Rrf2 family transcriptional regulator — protein: MRLTKFTDLALRAVMRLAVGDTGGPLTTREVADAVDVPYTHMAKAIARLQHLGVVEARRGRGGGLALTEAGRQTSVGRLVRTLEGEEEVVACEGDPPCPLRGACRLRHALREAQEAFYSTLDPLTVNDLVAPPTGPVLAGLAGRPKA
- a CDS encoding DUF6158 family protein yields the protein MSEQSRGVAPRQLGEAQLLRELEAVHRTRHETLLHGSDDALATHTLRMKELEGEYLRRHPDRAPVAGRTRAGARAREDWR
- a CDS encoding SpoIIE family protein phosphatase, translating into MPSVRPGEGKAPGALRSEPGTLLEHVSVAVFGIGDDDEICFWGPGAQDLFGYDAATALTRPAAILFAADSVDPADPVDPARLPDPAGPPALADTDAAVGDGDGSGDGSGDGGGEAARRTAALLAERGRTGYWRGRLPVRHRDGTVFSCGFRVFPIAGSSGRSVVLGLSSSSAELDRVKDNLAFLDALFETCPVGLVMLDEQLRYIHLNQALAAMDGLSIEEHIGRRMDEVMMTSDDGEYERMLRAVAAERLPVLGALVALRTLGFPDRSQIRSVSFFPLSGAVGTRSGLGGLMMDVTDRERAIREASASRRRLGLLDRAAARIGTTLDLDVTAQELVDVAVPEFADASVVEIVEWMDESLPFLPEWPLTTCRLASRTVLPPPATEAVGGLDRVTYPPGSAIHAMMSTGRPLCVPVNDEFMARTVVHEERARLLRQSGLEHILIAPLVARGAVQGLAMFGRSAARPAFTDDDLSLATELASRAAICLDNARLYGQVQEIALTLQRALLPSALAVSPHVEVAHRYVPGSRITEVGGDWYDVIGLPEGRVALVVGDVMGHGVPAAAAMGRLHISARALARHKQEPDQLLAELDICAQDAGIELATCLYIVYDPATGRARIANAGHPPPLVLRPDGTVDAVGEVLGVPLGVGGHPFTTTEIELPDRAVIALYTDGLVEARGRDIEEGLAMVSNELRGASGLLEDTVERIIARLLPNPPRDDTVLVLARVRRA
- a CDS encoding cyclase, which gives rise to MRLAPTLKRLPMALAAGAALVGIAVAPASAATTPLSFACQATPPVGGAQTFEVASGVDATAPASVAAGSTFRVSLAPTTMTVPGSVSGYKVKNIGSIKLSMPVPANSTLVGQSLSGGSGIGSGTPSVAVSGSTVTMTVPGPINGGATFTLPTVNLDLKAGAAGTSIQARLAGSSYASPGLTFTAKVPILFVTVNVPTACYPSPNPVLSTTAVS